One genomic segment of Bombyx mori chromosome W, ASM3026992v2 includes these proteins:
- the LOC134201735 gene encoding uncharacterized protein LOC134201735, whose amino-acid sequence MSSSDSVETAGSHGGSSVKPRRMKKMRVSTVHDNDILPSDIRKFTLKVPPFSPEDPEIWFALLEGQFENYGITEDHIKFNNVITNLDIPHAKAVKDIIVHPPTNNRYEKIKSELIRRLSASHEKKVKQLLTHEELGDRKPSQFLRHLMDLAGPSVPHEFIRTIWSNRLPNSIQTVLASQPTHSLEQLSDLADRIQEITTPCNVAATSTCGTSSINQSSEIAELRKMVERLALKLEDQTRATNRSQNRSNRSRPRWRSTSRSRTRSASNYRRYPVCWYHAKFGVKASKCQKPCDYNESGNATGSR is encoded by the coding sequence ATGAGCAGCAGTGATTCTGTCGAGACCGCTGGTTCTCATGGAGGTAGCAGCGTAAAACCCCGACGAATGAAAAAAATGCGCGTTTCCACTGTACACGACAACGACATTTTGCCGTCCGACATTCGGAAGTTCACTTTGAAGGTGCCTCCGTTTTCTCCAGAGGACCCAGAAATTTGGTTTGCACTTCTAGAAGGCCAATTCGAAAACTATGGTATTACAGAGGACCACATCAAATTCAATAATGTTATCACTAACCTTGACATTCCTCACGCGAAGGCGGTAAAGGATATTATCGTGCATCCTCCGACCAACAATCGCTATGAGAAAATTAAGAGCGAGCTCATCAGACGTCTCTCCGCTTCCCATGAAAAGAAGGTCAAGCAATTACTAACTCATGAGGAGTTGGGTGACCGAAAACCATCGCAGTTTCTGAGGCATCTTATGGACCTGGCCGGACCGTCTGTTCCACATGAGTTCATCCGAACTATCTGGAGTAACCGCCTGCCGAACAGTATCCAGACGGTACTAGCATCGCAGCCTACTCATTCGCTTGAACAGCTGTCGGACCTCGCTGACCGAATACAGGAAATAACTACTCCATGCAACGTCGCAGCCACTTCAACATGCGGGACGAGTAGTATCAACCAGTCCAGTGAGATTGCAGAGCTGAGGAAAATGGTGGAACGCCTCGCATTAAAGCTCGAAGACCAGACTCGTGCCACAAACCGCTCCCAGAACCGTTCGAACCGTTCTCGACCTCGATGGCGTTCGACATCCCGCAGCAGAACACGATCTGCTTCCAACTATCGACGGTACCCCGTTTGTTGGTACCACGCGAAGTTCGGGGTTAAGGCAAGCAAATGCCAGAAGCCGTGCGACTACAACGAGTCGGGAAATGCCACAGGCAGTCGATAA